A stretch of the Lactuca sativa cultivar Salinas chromosome 9, Lsat_Salinas_v11, whole genome shotgun sequence genome encodes the following:
- the LOC111881019 gene encoding L-type lectin-domain containing receptor kinase IX.2, with product MSNLTCFLFLLSVTPYAASHSFDFPNITPHENQKIKTSGCGAYISDQGIQVTPENNRHLDNRTAGWATYITPLHLWDKKSKELASFSTHFSFVIDSNNNTDYGDGLTFFLAQNKSMIESDLENYYGGGDIGLPFNSTTNLSTVPFVAVEFDTYYNPSWDATPLDHVGININNLSSVRYGYWWSNITYGKECRASINYDSVSKNLSVSYTNSRDDIDELYYAIDLREVLPEFVIFWFSAATGASFEKNNVRSWTFNSSILHIDKRIDIPPTISPQKIYQNNTLPPSISPDSTKEKKRTGYIVELIAGASVVLALLVIVTIVCWKMRKNMGDEVDEFGSGLEMNNEFTMGVGLRRFSYRELARSTGGFSEKQKLGEGGFGEVYKGFLDELKIYVAVKRVSKNSKQGIKEYAAEVKIISRLRHKNLVQLTGWCHEKGELLLAYEFMENGSLDLHLFNGNSLLAWGTRYKITCGLASALLYLHEDWEQCVLHRDIKSSNVMLDSNFNAKLGDFGLAKLVDHEKGSQTTMLAGTLGYMAPESVVTGKATRESDVFSFGVVALEIACGRKPIVYKAQENQIRLVEWIWELYGNGTLLEGVDPRLGSDYVGEEITRVMILGLWCVHPNPNIRPSM from the coding sequence ATGTCTAACTTAACATGCTTCCTTTTCCTTCTCAGCGTAACCCCTTATGCAGCTTCCCATAGTTTCGATTTCCCAAATATTACTCCACACGAAAACCAGAAGATAAAAACATCAGGGTGTGGAGCTTATATCTCTGACCAAGGAATCCAGGTGACCCCTGAAAACAATCGTCATTTAGACAACAGGACAGCAGGCTGGGCAACATACATCACACCGCTTCATCTGTGGGATAAGAAGTCTAAAGAGCTAGCCAGCTTCTCTACACATTTTTCATTTGTTATTGATTCAAACAATAATACTGATTACGGTGATGGCCTCACATTCTTTCTTGCTCAGAATAAATCCATGATTGAATCAGATTTGGAAAATTATTACGGTGGAGGAGACATTGGGCTTCCGTTCAATAGCACAACCAACCTCTCAACTGTTCCGTTTGTCGCGGTAGAGTTTGATACATATTATAACCCTAGTTGGGATGCAACCCCACTTGATCATGTAGGCATAAACATCAATAATCTTTCTTCTGTTAGGTATGGATATTGGTGGAGCAACATTACGTATGGGAAAGAGTGTCGAGCTTCGATTAATTATGATTCTGTTTCCAAAAATCTTAGCGTTTCCTACACCAATAGCCGAGATGATATAGATGAACTTTATTACGCCATTGATCTAAGGGAGGTGTTGCCAGAATTTGTGATTTTTTGGTTTTCAGCAGCAACAGGTGCCTCGTTCGAGAAAAACAATGTAAGGTCTTGGACTTTTAATAGTTCTATTCTACACATTGACAAAAGAATTGACATACCACCAACCATTAGCCCCCAAAAAATTTATCAGAACAACACGCTACCACCATCCATAAGTCCGGATTCAACGAAGGAGAAGAAGAGGACAGGATATATAGTGGAATTGATTGCTGGAGCCTCTGTTGTACTTGCTTTGTTGGTTATTGTTACAATTGTTTGTTGGAAAATGAGGAAAAACATGGGAGATGAAGTTGACGAATTTGGATCTGGTCTGGAGATGAACAATGAATTCACAATGGGCGTCGGACTTCGAAGATTCTCTTACCGTGAATTAGCTCGGTCAACTGGTGGCTTTTCCGAGAAACAAAAGCTAGGCGAGGGAGGTTTTGGAGAGGTTTACAAAGGGTTTCTGGATGAATTGAAAATATATGTTGCAGTCAAAAGGGTATCCAAGAATTCCAAACAAGGGATCAAGGAGTACGCAGCAGAAGTAAAGATCATTAGCCGATTGAGGCACAAAAATCTCGTCCAATTGACTGGTTGGTGCCACGAGAAAGGAGAACTTTTGCTTGCTTATGAGTTTATGGAAAATGGAAGTTTAGATTTACATCTCTTTAATGGAAACAGCTTGTTAGCATGGGGAACAAGGTACAAGATTACCTGTGGTCTGGCCTCTGCTTTGCTATATCTACACGAAGATTGGGAGCAATGTGTTTTGCATAGAGATATCAAATCGAGTAATGTGATGTTGGACTCAAATTTCAATGCTAAGCTTGGCGACTTCGGGTTAGCTAAGTTGGTTGACCACGAGAAAGGCTCACAGACTACAATGTTGGCTGGGACTTTGGGTTACATGGCTCCTGAAAGCGTAGTAACTGGAAAGGCAACCAGAGAATCAGATGTGTTTAGCTTCGGAGTTGTTGCATTGGAAATAGCTTGTGGGAGAAAACCCATCGTATATAAGGCTCAAGAAAACCAAATACGATTAGTAGAATGGATTTGGGAGCTTTATGGGAATGGAACACTTTTAGAAGGGGTAGATCCACGGCTAGGGTCAGATTATGTGGGAGAAGAGATCACACGTGTGATGATCCTTGGGCTATGGTGCGTGCACCCTAACCCAAATATTCGCCCTTCAATGTGA